The DNA segment CGGCGCCAGCGGTGATCTGACCCACCGCAAGCTGGTGCCAGCCCTGTTTGAACTGTTCAAGCAACGGCGTCTGCCCAGTGAGTTCGCCCTGCTGGGCTGTGCCCGACGGCCGTGGAGTGACGAGGAGTTCCGCGGAAAGATGGCGGAGGCACTCGCCAGCACGATCGAGGACGATCCCCAGGCCTGGGAGCAGTTCGTCGGCAAACTGTTCTACGAACCCGTTGACCTTCAACAACCACAGGATGTGGTGCGGCTGGGCACACGGCTGGAGCAGATCGATCAACAGTGCGCCACCCGCGGCAACCGCACCTTCTATCTCTCCGTTTCCCCGAAGTTCTATGGCAGTGGTTGCCGTTCACTGGCCGACGCTGGCCTGTTGAAGGACCCCAAACGCAGCCGCGTGGTGATCGAAAAACCCTTCGGACGCGACTACGGCAGTGCCCAGGCCCTCAATCGTGTGGTGCAGGCCTGCGGTCAGGAGAACCAGATCTTTCGCATCGACCATTACCTGGGCAAGGAAACCGTCCAGAACATCATGGTTCTGCGCTTTGCCAACACGATCTTCGAGCCGATCTGGAACCGCAATTACATCTCCAGTGTTCAGATCACCGCCGCTGAAACGGTTGGCGTGGAAGAACGGGCCGGGTACTACGAATCGGCCGGTGCCCTGCGGGACATGGTGCAGAACCACCTGACCCAGATGCTGGCGATCACCGCCATGGAACCGCCAGGGCGCTTTGACCCAGAAGCCATCCGCAACGAAAAAGCCAAGGTGCTGCAGGCCGCCCGCCTGGCCGATGAACTCGAACCCTGGAACTGCTGCATCCGCGGCCAGTACGGACCCGGGGGTTCAGCCGAATCGCCCCTGGCCGGATACCGCCATGAACCCGGTGTGGATCCCAACAGCACCACCGAGACCTACGTGGCGATGAAGCTGTTCATCGACAACTGGCGCTGGCAGGGGGTTCCGTTCTATGTGCGCACCGGCAAACGGCTGGCCAAACGCACGAGCGAGGTGGTGCTCACCTTCCGTGAAGCACCGGTGCATCTGTTTGATGCAGCAACCGGGGGACCCACCGCCAATCAACTGATCCTGCGCATCCAGCCCGATGAAGGGGCTGAATTCCGCTTCGAGGTGAAGTCACCCGGATCTGGCATGCGCAGCCGCCCCATCGACATGGAGTTCTCCTACGACGAATCTTTCGGAGAGCCCTCCGATGAGGGCTATGTGCGGCTCCTGGCTGACGCCATGCTCAGCGACCCCACCCTGTTCACCCGCAGCGATGAGGTGGAAGCGGCGTGGCGGCTCTACACCCCGCTGCTGGAACTGATCGAAGACAGCCCCTGGCAGCTACCCGTTCATCCCTACGAATCCCGCACCTGGGGACCGGCCGCAGCGGACGCCCTGCTGGCGAAAGACGGACTGCTCTGGCGACGCCCCTGATAACGCACCTTCACAGCCCTGGTTCTCAGCTCTCCACGTCTCGTTCATCGGTCACCATGTCTCCTCAGCTCACCCTGCAAACCCCGCTGGAACTGGCCCCAGCGGAGGTGCCCCACTACCTCGAACAGCTCTGGTCCCCCGAGCAGCAGGGCAGCACAGGCACAGGGGCCAACACCTTCTGCCTGCTGATCTGGCAGCCCGCCTGGGCCGAGCAGCAATTGATCCGCAGTGGTCGTCTGTCGGGGCCGATCACCGGACAGCAGTCCGCCCCCTTGATTGCTGCGGCACGCCAGGCGGTGCTGGACGCCGACCTTCCCCTCAGCACGCCGCCCCTGGATGGGACCGTGGTGAAGGCGGTGGCTGATTTTCAGGGACAGGCCAGTGCGGAAGACCTGCGTGGGCAGTACATCGATCCAGCCCTAAGCGCGCTGATGCCGCGACGCCTGATCACCCTGGCGCCAACCATCGATGCGGGGCAGCCCCTCGAAACACTCGTGGCCGCCTACTGCCCGCTGCCTGAGGAAGGGGGCGGTACCGCCGCCTGCGGCGATGTTGTGGTTCTGCGGGGCGGCCATAGCGCCCTGGGCGAAGGCCTGTCGATCCTCGAACCCTTGCTGCCGGCATCGATGCCCGCTTGGGTCTGGTGGAACGGCTGCATCGACGAAGCACCTGAGCTGATGCAGCGGCTCACCGGCGCACCACGCCGCCTGATCATCGACACCGCTCTGGGGAATCCCCATCAGTGCCTGGAGCTGCTGC comes from the Synechococcus sp. A15-62 genome and includes:
- the zwf gene encoding glucose-6-phosphate dehydrogenase encodes the protein MVATMTNPLRVGLRQERVIAPQCLVIFGASGDLTHRKLVPALFELFKQRRLPSEFALLGCARRPWSDEEFRGKMAEALASTIEDDPQAWEQFVGKLFYEPVDLQQPQDVVRLGTRLEQIDQQCATRGNRTFYLSVSPKFYGSGCRSLADAGLLKDPKRSRVVIEKPFGRDYGSAQALNRVVQACGQENQIFRIDHYLGKETVQNIMVLRFANTIFEPIWNRNYISSVQITAAETVGVEERAGYYESAGALRDMVQNHLTQMLAITAMEPPGRFDPEAIRNEKAKVLQAARLADELEPWNCCIRGQYGPGGSAESPLAGYRHEPGVDPNSTTETYVAMKLFIDNWRWQGVPFYVRTGKRLAKRTSEVVLTFREAPVHLFDAATGGPTANQLILRIQPDEGAEFRFEVKSPGSGMRSRPIDMEFSYDESFGEPSDEGYVRLLADAMLSDPTLFTRSDEVEAAWRLYTPLLELIEDSPWQLPVHPYESRTWGPAAADALLAKDGLLWRRP
- a CDS encoding glucose-6-phosphate dehydrogenase assembly protein OpcA, which encodes MSPQLTLQTPLELAPAEVPHYLEQLWSPEQQGSTGTGANTFCLLIWQPAWAEQQLIRSGRLSGPITGQQSAPLIAAARQAVLDADLPLSTPPLDGTVVKAVADFQGQASAEDLRGQYIDPALSALMPRRLITLAPTIDAGQPLETLVAAYCPLPEEGGGTAACGDVVVLRGGHSALGEGLSILEPLLPASMPAWVWWNGCIDEAPELMQRLTGAPRRLIIDTALGNPHQCLELLRKRVESGQAVNDLNWLRLRSWRETLAMVFDPPQRRDALSHITRLDIDVEGHHPAQGLLLAAWIADRLGWTLVSTAAVENGTTALFKRSDGTEVNFQLMAVPAAQPNVHAGQMVGLRLIAEPENGQGVCVILCAESGGCMRLEGGGMANLELHEEVVPVQHDTPEMDVARLLGGGHDSTNPLLAAAAPLAARLLG